From the genome of Diorhabda carinulata isolate Delta chromosome 2, icDioCari1.1, whole genome shotgun sequence:
GTTAGATTTTAACCGTATCATCggaattatttttcgaattttggtacaaatgtcaaattttgacagtttttcaCCGGTTCGTTGAAATTATTGGTTGAAAATGGGCACAATTGTCAAGTTTTGACGGGTTTTTACTGGATcgtttgaattatttgttgaaaacgGGCATAAACGTCAAACTTTGTTAGATTTTAACCGTATCATCggaattatttttcgaattttggcacaaatgtcaaattttgacagttttttcaccggatctttaaaattatttgttgaaaatgggCACATTTGTCAAGTTTTGACGGGTTTTTACTTGATcgtttgaattatttgttgaaaacgGGCATAAACGTCaaactttgttatattttaaCCGTATCATcggaattatttttcgaaatttggtacaaatgtcaaattttgacagttttttcaccggatctttaaaattatttgttgaaaacgGGCAAAATGGTCAAATTTAGACAGACTTACGaaaattgacgatttttatttaaaaatttgaaaataatgatacaaattaaaaattgcaaTAGTCAGACacaaaatcattcaaatttaaaaatggagtaatagaaattttgaaattccaacttatttgtgtatagtttttcaaaattttcattacaagatcaaaatttttcagataaatttgatatttatccaataaaatttcttctacACATGAAAGTTTCGTCAATTTCGCGAATTAGATTcaaaagttaaataaataaaatataaaaaaaaaacattttatcttCCTTCAAAAACGTTTCCCATGAAAATCCACTAAGATTCGTAAAATTTGTTACCTACGTCACTGTTGacaaaaaaaactgtcaaaattcgatatttgcgacagttttttcaaaaaatatcaatcaaaattacATCTTAACGAACCttccaacatatttttttgaataaaatttttgcaacAATCCCAAACCGTAGTTCTTCAAAAAGAAGACGCCGCCAACGTAAACCGACcggacgacgacgacgacgaagATGACGAAGAAAACGGCTTAAATCCAACGcaaaacgacaaaaaaaatctattcagTTCAGCAACGGACGCCGTAATGTCCGTAGTTAAAAGAGCCGCCCAAATATTGGGTACCAAAACCGACGAACAAACGCCCAATACGAAAAACGCCGCGGCGGCAGGAGCCCTAATAAACACCTGCAGTTCCCCGAGACACGTCATCGGTTGCGAAACCTGCAACGAAACCCTATTCggcaaagtaaataaatatattcgatCCGAACGAAATAAAAACTACTTACAATCGAATAATTTTCCAGATATACGAATTACTCAGCTGCAAATCGGCGGAAATCAAACGTTTAGTCGGCGTACCCTCCGTCTACGATACCCTGACATCGTCGTCgatatgcaaaaaattcggttACCACTTTAAAAATTCCACCGAAAGGAACCATctgataaaaaatatcgaagCCTTCTTTCCCGAACATTACGTCGGGGCGATGTGCAACGAAGCGGCCATCGTCGAAAACACCGGAGTCGTCAACGTCAGTCAATTATTCCGGAACGTAACCTCGAATATACCGGGAGATAATATCGTCGACGTCGCCGATACCCGAGACGAAGTTATAATAACGGAACGGGCGACATCTATCGATAATACGGAAAATAAAACGTGGAAATATTTTCCGGCCGACGAAATAAAACCGACCAAGACTTTAACGGTAAACGAGAACGTCACCAAAACGGATACGCCCGACGGAAACGGTACGAAAAAGGATACGGAAATTGCGGATACTTATACGGAGGGTGTCGTTAGCGACGGAGCGTTCGTTAACGACGGTTACATGTCGACGGAAAGTAGCGACGTTTTGGACGATCAGTTTATATCGGATTTTACGACCGAAggtcaaaatcaaaatttggtCAGTTCCTCGTCGGCTAATAGTCCTCAAGCGGCGAAAGAATccatttttttgaggttatttaatCGGATCAAGgtgagtttttttttgtctattcgataattttgttattttttatcgGTTTCGTCCATCTCTAATTAATAATTTCCGTTAAATTATCGTTCGTTCTCGATATTTCACTGAATCTATCCAACGACCCTCGTATTTATACGTAAAACTCTCAAGTGAttacgattttttatttttttgagtgTATCGTCAATTTTTATCGGTTTCGTCCACctctaattaatatttttgttgaaatatcgTCCATCTTCGAAATTTCAGTGAATCTTTCTAAAGACCCTCGTATTTATACGTAAAACTCTCAAGTGAttacgattttttatttttttgagtgTATCGTTACTTTATATTCGATTCGTCCACCTCTAACTAATAACTTTGGTTGAAATATCGTCCatctttgaaattttgacaaatttcaaCCGGATCTTAATAAAAACGTCAAATTGTGACAGATTTTCAtcgaatattttattgtttttttatacggaataatttttggattttatttgtatcttaaACTTTTCTTATTACCCTCGTATTTAAACGTAAAACTCTCAAATGAttacgattttttatttttttgagtgTATCGTTATTTTATATTCGATTCGTCCACctctaattaatattttcgttgAAATATCGTCTATCTTCGTAATTTCCATAAACATcgtcaaattttcaaacatttctaccgaattatacatattttgatctaaaaatacaaaattatacgTATAAACGTCAAATATCGACAGATTTGACAGGAtctagtatttttttcattgcagatacaaatttcttgttaaaaattgaaaaaaaaattttatatggaatttCAAGATTCaacgtaataaaataaaaaaaaaaaaatccaacgACTTTTCGTACTACtctcgtatataaaaaaatattgaataatttattgtcaAGTCAATGCTAAATCCCAGGattttatttacgaaaaaaaaaaatcgtcaaaattcaaatattttctaaattttgatacaactggggaaaaatttgattatacgGGGTTCGTTCCAAAAAGAATCACCCGATTTCATaggtatatatattttcaaaactaatatattaattaacacACCGTTTATTTTCGTGACAAATTTAACGTGCTCCATTtttaaataacagaaaaaatttttttcgacgACAACCGCAATCTACCGGAAATTGTTCTAAATCTTATGATTCTTTTGGAACGAACCGGCCGGTATATTAGGGATTTTTAATAGGCGCTGGAAAGGAACATGTCGCTGTCGAGTCAATACTTGGAGGAATTGAGTAAACGTTACAAAAAGCAAGTGGAAGAGATGCGCGAAGAAACCCAAAAGCGAGACGAGCTCAACAAACAACTCGAAGAACGTCTCCACAAATTAACGACCGCCATTGAAAATATGACGGCCGAACGAAGGACGTTCCTCGCCATCGCGTACTGTTTACTTTTTCTCGGCTTTGCCTGTTGTTGCGTTTGTTTTTTTTGCGGCAAACGCTCGGATTGTTCGCGAGACATCGAAAAAAGCGTTGAGGCTGCTCGTCGTAAGTCTGTCGACGAATTGAAAACCGCCGATAAAGAAGAGAAGAAACGTCGTCCGAGCGATCAAGTTTTGAAGATCGTTCGTTATTGTTCGTTAAACGAAGACGATCGATTGAAGAGAATacgaaaaaagaagaagaaagttcGTCATAACCGGTCGATATCTTTGGatagtataaaattgaaaaatagatgGCAGGAAGAGAAGGAAACGACGCCGACGCCGActaataaaatagaagaagtgCCGGTGGTTTTGGACGAAAGCGACAATTCCATATTGGATGGTTGTAAATTATCGAAAGAAGTCGATGTCAAATCTAGTCAGATTGAAATCGAGAGTAATCTAACGAATTATACgaatattatttctaatgaaCCCGTTAAGAAAGAGAAGAAGAGCTTAAAAAGGctgttgaaaaaagttttttaactatttcattttatttctctCAAACCCCCCTGTATATTACTTATTGTTTACTTatactgtaatttatttaaatatataatttttttgaatcgtttttttctttgttacaCCCACCCTGTAAACTACGAACGCATCTCTTTGTTCGAAATTCTTATTTCGAATTATTCTAAGGATCGATCACGAAATTATCGTATGCGATTCGATCAATTCTGAACTAAACTAACTAAAATAGTTCTATGTTCTTGAAAAACATCGATTTCCTTAATCGCTATAAATAAATATCCGTTCGTAACTCGATTATCATCGATATCCATCCTAAACTGACCTCGAACAAAGCTAATCTAACGCAGCATCAAGGTTGATAACGAATAGGTTACCCAATAACATTGGATGCGACAGACTAAAGAAAGAAGCTATTGCGTCACTTATCGAAAATGAtccatataattattgtttacgTACAATTTATGGGGTTTCTAATCAAAAGTACTTTTATAGAGATTCTAATTCAATTACCCATCGAATAggaatttttcataaactaGAATGACATGAAACAGAATCTAACGCAGCATCAAGGTTGATAGAGGATGGGTTGTCCAATAACATGGATACGACAGACATTACGACACATATCTAAAATAATCCAATAAATAGTATATATACTGGATTTGTAAACAATCACACGAATTATATAGATCCTAATTTAGTTATCAACTGAATTTAAATTAACTCCAAGCTTACCAGCGAGTTAATAGAATCTAACGCAGTATCAAGGTTGATAGAGGATAGGTTGCCCAATAATATGGATGCGACAGACTAAACAGGAAAGTTGTTACGTCACTCGTTGAAATCGTTCCGAAGAATAAG
Proteins encoded in this window:
- the LOC130903520 gene encoding SUN domain-containing ossification factor, producing the protein MKNDTVTILFKLILYFILTIPYTNTDDETVLSSVNTLILNISNGVYQKNDNSDENASSIASAVELILEPSVNIEESVKVAIDFESLEGQSRPNIENDKSDLPNRVSTDDTPVLLSTESSTVELDQLPEISVVITSQSEEISSKKIVVTENDNIPINISINGTETDIIQNNIELEKNETEVKSEDMPSFSEWAQKRLEEVEKNEQVNSTKGHQTTNGKAQNAKLRWKNYASLDCGAKVVAANPEAVSPGAILSPSSDEYKLNPCTSRIWFVVELCEAIQAKKIDLANYELFSSSPKEFTVSVSERFPTRDWALIGKFTAEDERDIQSFDLDTELFGKYIKVEIKSHYGSEHYCPISLFRAYGASVFEVLQKEDAANVNRPDDDDDEDDEENGLNPTQNDKKNLFSSATDAVMSVVKRAAQILGTKTDEQTPNTKNAAAAGALINTCSSPRHVIGCETCNETLFGKIYELLSCKSAEIKRLVGVPSVYDTLTSSSICKKFGYHFKNSTERNHLIKNIEAFFPEHYVGAMCNEAAIVENTGVVNVSQLFRNVTSNIPGDNIVDVADTRDEVIITERATSIDNTENKTWKYFPADEIKPTKTLTVNENVTKTDTPDGNGTKKDTEIADTYTEGVVSDGAFVNDGYMSTESSDVLDDQFISDFTTEGQNQNLVSSSSANSPQAAKESIFLRLFNRIKALERNMSLSSQYLEELSKRYKKQVEEMREETQKRDELNKQLEERLHKLTTAIENMTAERRTFLAIAYCLLFLGFACCCVCFFCGKRSDCSRDIEKSVEAARRKSVDELKTADKEEKKRRPSDQVLKIVRYCSLNEDDRLKRIRKKKKKVRHNRSISLDSIKLKNRWQEEKETTPTPTNKIEEVPVVLDESDNSILDGCKLSKEVDVKSSQIEIESNLTNYTNIISNEPVKKEKKSLKRLLKKVF